Genomic window (Aricia agestis chromosome 15, ilAriAges1.1, whole genome shotgun sequence):
TCGGCGGCGGTGGGGGTAGAATGAGATTAGAGGGAGGAATCGAATTCGCTTCGAGGGGACTCCTACCGACGCACGGCGCCGGTTTGGGTAGCTCCTCTGTTCCAACGTCTACGAACGTCGACTGTCTTCCAGGAGGTCCCGGGCTGCTCGGCTTCGGAGGGTCAGATTTGGGAGACAACCTTCTCGGAGGGGAACAAACGCGAGGCTGCTTGTCTACGGTCAACTCCAGGGGTACTTCCGGTCGTGTTTCGTGCTCCTTCTTATCTTCTTCGGGCTTGGGCCAGTCCCTGCGCCAGTCCTCGTTCTCCGCGAAGTATTTGTGGGCGCGGCGCTTGAATCGTCTGTGATAGTGAGGGGGGCGGCAGCCGTGTCTGGCGCTCACGAAGGATCGCAGCATTTCACTGAAGAAGAACGCGTGCGGCTGGAGAGGGAGCGCGCTGTAGAGGTACGGAGGTGTGGCTGCCAGCAGTCGAGACACCAGCTCGGTGTTCCGGATGTCACGGACGTGGGTCTTCGGTACTGCTTCCGGGGGCTTCTCCTCTTGAACGGAACCCATCTGGAAATAAACGACTATGGTTAATGGCACCCAAGGCTATGGAAACGGTTGAAAAACGTCAGTTTGTAATGTTTGCTTTAGCAAATTTTTACCAATATGAGTAACGCTTAGTTAAGTTCTGGTTCTAAGAATAAAAACGATATGGATGACGATATTAATAACAAAAGGAACACATTTTTTAACTGTTTGGCGAGTTCAATTTCAGATTCAACAGTGCAGTGCAACAATTTGTGTATTCAAATTCACTACAAACATTCTAACATCGcgcatctgggggcacgggagtgcccccgccaagatgagccaagcgaagcgcgcaagttCACTatctaccttttctcgaaacgattcgtcgtatttttgaaccctcgtaactttggtttgaataatgccagatagctgaaatttttaagatataatgacatgagtatagttattaaatgcgtaaattttgaatatcgtagctattatactttagattttacaGGTGTCCaaaatccacaatttggtcactgactcaccgatcatcaaaactgttagggtacttcctgaagtcttaaaaggctgaaatttggtatgtaacataatattagtactgaaacaacacaaaaattatcaaacccaacttaacctatatcggatatatccgtaccattatagagcaaaattaggcaaaaatttgtgtttttgcctaattgccattttgttattcgccagggctttgaacttaatatacagtaactaatgataaatggccaggccaccgattttgactaatgtgtagagtttatagattctcctcgtgcggctgacacattataatattattatcaaatattttgccgcgctttagggtaaaattaaggtttttagatttagggttgtgtatgtaaggttagaaacttggctctacatgagatctcactactttttgacacgacgaactataatattatgttctcatcttggcaacatttttacatgaaaatgtttttggtgggatcggTATTTCTCAAACCCGATGCGGCttgttaaaaattctaaaaaattcTCGTACGTAGTCGTAGTTAGTCATGTTTATATATCGTGCCTATCTGcatctatctgtctgtcgaCATCGATTTTTCAGCTCAGCGCTGTTTTATTGCCAATATCGGAATTCGGTATCCGCGGCGTATCCCGCTTTGAGTTTCACTGACCTATTTTGGAATGCCAAATAGAGTAACGAGAGTTAATTTTTTGCGTTCCCTTTGCTCCCGCACTGGTATGTTTgtgattttgttattattactgAAATGACCGGATGTCTATCTAAAATTCATACAGGATAGCAATTGTACGCCTTATTCAATGCTTCTAAAACaggacaaatagacagacatcTGTTactcaaagacttctatttcaATTTGCTGTTACTTCGCTGGGAGGTAACTAAATAATCTTACGAACCTTAGAATTTCACGAAGATCTCGGTATTTTTGGAGGACATCAGTTCTCACAGATTTCAccacttttttatataaaataaaaaagttttttatataaaatagatctattttatataaaataaaaaacttttttattttatataaaatagataaaacttttttatataaaatagataaaacttttttatataaaatagataaaacttttttaaatctgatTGGCAAATCCCTAATCCTGTGCCATCTGCCAAAGTCTATGAAAGATTCCTCCTTTATTAATTGCTAACTAAGAACGAGAGTGAAACTACTTAGGAACTTATTATTCAATTAGAAACTACCCATATGGgttagaataattataattcataacatTTCGAATTCCCGAAGTCGGCCATCTTGTCAGTATATTAATAAAGGATCCGAGCACGAATTAAACGCCGTATTACCATATCATTGAACGAGTTTCGAGTGATACATTGGATTTGCGACAATGGCGAGGGGGATCACAATAAATTCAGAGTGGCGTGTCTCTATTCAAACAGTTGATACGAGCGTGAAGCGGGATGAAATCTTACGTACGCGACGATGGGCAAACACGCCACCCTCTCGCGTTTAACTACACTCGTGTTCCTTTTttgaattcttattttttttaattcttcatGCCAGCGCTCTTGGTCTTAATTCTACAGCttcaaattaaacttttttatttcttcgcccagataattattttcaaatctCATAGTCAACAGCAACATTGTTTTAGTCCAcaattgacactgttgaatatTGAATTGCGTATTTTTATGCCATcggatataatatatataattattaattgggACTAGCTCACAGCtacattattaattacaatttgGATATCACCGAGGAAGATATTCACGTAGTCGAGTGTACCATCCGCTCTGAAAGGTACCGTGATATACTATCACACGTTGATTATTGAAATGAAGCGACCGTCGCAAATGTAATATTGTCATAGATCGTCAGATAAATGATCTTAATTGAAATGTTAAGGGATTTTGCAAcattttaaagtgaaaaatttaATTGTGGAGTACCTATGACATTTTTCATACTCCTCTTACATTAAGTGGTCAATAAGACGTCCGAGTTAACTACAAGTTTTAATTCTTATCGTAATTAACAATTTTCTACCCACCTTATTATAAAGGGGGCGGTTACAAAGGATTTACTTAATTTAACCAAAGTCTTGCTGATCCTTGGGTTTTAAATCTTTTTGACAAACTCGACATAATAAGCGGAAAAAGTACGGTACTTTTTTTAAACCATCCCAATGATAAATCTTTTCCCGTCAAAAAGCATAACCGTTCATAAAAAGTGTCCGTTGAAATTAGCAGCTTAACCGATCAAAGAATATGGAATGTAATTAGGCCCCCGACTGTATTTAGATCCCGGGTGGAGGTAGAACGTTAATTTCCATATTAAAACCGTCACAAAGGAAAATTCAAAAACCTGGGGTGGATAGCAGAGATATGCGAAGCGTGGATGCGGTATTTACGTTAAATGctgtgttttctttttttatttattcttttaaGTAACTTCCGTTTGAGGAAGTTGACTTTATAAAAATACGTTTTTTAGGGAAAGTCATAAAGCttatataaattacattattaattttcatttacagTCATAGGCTTTTCGTTGATTTCGTTACAGTTCGCTGTTTAGACAGAGATTTATTTTAGAAAGTACTTTGTCCTTTAACATTAACTACGTTTTGAGGAAGCACTTGGGAATGAGCGTATTTTGCTGTTCTCATCCCTGATCCCGGCCTGTGTGCTGCTATATTATTGTTACCTGCTTTTTGTCATAGAGCTGGACAGTATCTGAACGTCTCTATgacaaaaaaatgaaacaatactATCTCTGAACTTTAGAGATAGCATTTGGCCATAGTCCGTAGAGTTTACTTTTACCAGATGTTAATTATATATgcataaataaaaatgcatgcaatataattatataatataattatatattatataatattatattgcatgcATTTTTATTTCATCTCCATTCCTCGCACCTAGCAAATATAACGCCACATCCACATTTCGCACATCCGCTCGCCACAAACAATATTTCGCCGCGATACGGGGTATGATAATCGCGTCAAAACGCACGTGAAGTGCCGCGGTGGGGCAGAGGGGGTAGGGGGGAGCGAGGGGGGAGGCCGGGGGGTGGGGGGGCGCTAAGCCGGTGACAGCGCCCGATTACCCAGCAGAGTGTACAGACAGACGGCTATGTGATTTATAGCCAAGGGATTTTGAACATTATGATTTTTATATGCCAATTAAGGTGTCACATCAAAGTTAATAATTGAACAGCATTCAAAgtcatttaatgattacttaactttaattttatgcgGATTTTGACAGAATTTGTATGAGGTTGtgttaaaatctttattaaaataaagaatataacaataatttaatctcTTCGAGTCCGCGGACCGTAGagtttttcgagataaaaagtcgTTTTAACATTTATCAACGCCAAAACAGCCGTGTTTTATACTAAACCGTTAAAATAAGTAActggaacataatattacgtaCGTACCAAATTGTTGGTTATCAGTTGACATACCAATTTCTGTTAAATTTCAAGATTGTctcgattaaaatataagatGAAGCAATCaacaatattatcattattagcaTCAGGTTCGTACAAATCACTCACGGCCTCCCCCATATTTTTTCTTGTCATTTTCTCAACAGATTTGCTACGCGATAGCGACAGTATCAAATGAAGCGACGAGGGGGGAGGgtgggcagggggggggggacagCCACGTCGAGAAATGATAACAAAACTCCAGTGATGCCGAATAATGATTGTTATCACAGGTAGGTATAATGTGGTAAagttaaattgaatatttaataatacgttctacttaatattgatttaaatgtCTGCAAATTGAAACTTTATAGTTGGTAACATTATAGCCGCAGCTTGACAtttagagcgtccgtggcctaatgggtagaccttcggttcgcactcctagagggtgcaggttcgatcccgggtggaggcgtgtacctatgagacattttctgatctcaagtacatattTACTATATATGTACTTAATAAGGGCGcacgtacggtgaaggaaaacatcgtgaggaaaccagaacatagttggtcccagatgaattgactagttctttcccctgtactaggccgactatgatgcgagaatgccatatgcgcttgggcaaccatacggacatttaaaaatcttgttccaggcactacagtatttgagtaGTGGTTACTTTGctctgaaaaatattgtataaatcatccacaacggatgtaaaggcctagtttgtTTGACAATTAGTAGTAGAGTAGTAGtcttatagtataataataataataatagctcccacaccggtttcggtgacggtggccggtttcattgaaaccagaccaggtacgcaggagtaattttatagtgcccaagtgtgtgcgcagtacacaagagcactctctattcctttactctcataacccagtgggacggaagaccgacacgactggcgagagatcaggcgcaggaccgactttttacatgcccatccgacgcatggatcatcttacttgtcagacaatcaggtgatcagcctgcattgtcctaaccaaacttggaaataacatgtttccaatgcgggattcgaacccacgaactccggagtcgagagcgacgccctaaccactagaccacggaggcgttagtcaTATAGTATACCAATATATTTGCACAATGTTAGACTTCAGTTGTCGTGTATTAAAAAGATCTATTCCAAAATACTTCTCCAAAATATATTCTAAAACCTTAGAAACGCCCTGCAACTCTTCTGTTGTTACGAGTGTCCgtaggcgacggtagttgctttccatcaggtgactcgtttgctcgtttgccctctaatTTGCactattaaatacaataaatatatgCACGTTGTACctctatattaaaattatcCTATCCATTTACCAAATAACAAAGATGGCGCTCAATTTTGAAGAGCGTCGACAAGTGCGGCTTGGTAAACCGTCTCCACACTTTAATGAGTTGATAATTAATACGTGTGTTTGTGTTGCTGTAGTCACACATTATTAATTAGCGTTGTTTATATTCATAGGAACTTGTTAGTATGGAATTGTAc
Coding sequences:
- the LOC121734282 gene encoding uncharacterized protein LOC121734282, which codes for MGSVQEEKPPEAVPKTHVRDIRNTELVSRLLAATPPYLYSALPLQPHAFFFSEMLRSFVSARHGCRPPHYHRRFKRRAHKYFAENEDWRRDWPKPEEDKKEHETRPEVPLELTVDKQPRVCSPPRRLSPKSDPPKPSSPGPPGRQSTFVDVGTEELPKPAPCVGRSPLEANSIPPSNLILPPPPPMWYPPLYNPQFSVDPLNFFIDLRVSGHIYDRKRMPTETDNNANPERPETGPDKGIGKDFGQKPRHLSAFSVPVRNQNPETDKYFDQNRYVGKPNGSSYIMKNLKRVYETLHTDRKMDTKTKDENDTKAESTDLEDDITD